One Sodalis praecaptivus DNA segment encodes these proteins:
- the fhuE gene encoding ferric-rhodotorulic acid/ferric-coprogen receptor FhuE, whose amino-acid sequence MLPNRKETRANNLVPSIRKTFTVSLLAMAVQTLLNQAMAQTTESSSTKSDSQNDVIVVNATSDGDNGGAENKDYQVTTTRAGTKLLLTPRDIPQSVSVITQQRMQDQQLQTVNDVLNNTTGITSNLVDSERSEYYSRGFKLTNFTFDGIPTSVGDAWNFGDAASDTAIYDRIEVVRGATGLLTGAGSPAASVNMVRKHADSKALTGTLSASYGSWDKQRYVADVSAPLNEAGSVRGRVIAGYQDQDSWLDRYHKNTKFLYGVLDADITDDTTVSLGYDYQDADTRDPTWGGNPVFYSNGSLTHYQRSLNSSADWTYYHTTARKVYADLVHNFDNGWRVSLNGTHAENTFSDKLLYVGYQSYPDATTGEGADGYGSMDRGKRELTSVDGYASGPFALFGRKHQLMLGVTYSRQHNVTDSQDGVTDLDAYDITANDLGAFNNHWNGNIAEPAWQGWYQNADDVVRQKSAYSAARFSLADPLSLIVGARYTQYSSDGSSGNMEKNNITPYAGLVYDINESWSAYASYTSIFQPQTYRDSSGHYLSPVTGKSYETGLKSAWLDGRLTATMAIFRIEQNNVGEEENGVYVNNSSEQAYVATKGARSKGAEFELNGALTDNLQMTFGATRYVARDSEGRYNPDQPQTEFKLFSSYRLPMLQALTMGGGIKWQNRVYEDLTAPDGSTQRVYQSSYPLANLFARYQVTKQMAVQANVDNLFDRTYYSYMNGYVYGEPLNVSVSLSYQF is encoded by the coding sequence ATGCTCCCGAATCGCAAGGAAACTCGCGCTAACAACCTCGTGCCAAGCATCCGCAAAACCTTTACGGTGTCCTTGTTGGCCATGGCGGTACAGACGCTTCTCAACCAGGCAATGGCGCAGACGACCGAGTCCAGTTCGACCAAAAGCGACAGCCAGAATGATGTGATAGTGGTAAATGCCACCTCCGATGGCGATAACGGTGGCGCAGAGAACAAAGATTATCAGGTGACGACCACCCGAGCCGGCACAAAACTTCTTCTGACGCCGCGCGATATCCCCCAATCCGTCAGTGTCATTACTCAGCAGCGTATGCAGGATCAGCAGTTACAAACGGTTAACGATGTGCTGAATAACACCACCGGCATTACCAGTAATTTGGTGGACAGTGAACGCTCGGAATATTATTCTCGCGGCTTTAAGCTCACTAATTTCACATTCGATGGCATTCCTACCTCGGTGGGCGATGCCTGGAATTTCGGGGACGCCGCTTCGGATACGGCGATATATGATCGCATCGAGGTGGTGCGTGGCGCCACCGGTCTGTTGACGGGCGCAGGCAGCCCGGCAGCGTCAGTGAATATGGTGCGTAAACACGCCGACAGCAAAGCGCTCACCGGAACGCTGAGCGCCAGCTACGGCAGCTGGGATAAACAGCGTTATGTCGCAGACGTTTCAGCCCCGTTGAATGAAGCGGGATCGGTGCGGGGACGCGTTATCGCGGGTTATCAGGATCAAGATAGCTGGCTAGATCGTTACCATAAAAATACCAAATTCCTTTATGGCGTGCTTGATGCGGATATCACCGATGATACTACGGTGTCGCTCGGCTACGATTATCAAGACGCAGATACCCGCGATCCCACTTGGGGCGGTAATCCGGTGTTTTACAGCAATGGCTCGCTTACGCATTACCAACGCAGCCTGAACTCTTCGGCGGACTGGACTTACTACCACACGACAGCGCGCAAAGTGTATGCCGATTTGGTCCATAACTTCGATAATGGCTGGCGTGTGAGTCTAAATGGCACCCACGCTGAAAACACCTTCAGTGATAAACTGCTTTATGTCGGATACCAGTCTTATCCCGATGCCACCACCGGTGAAGGTGCGGATGGTTACGGCAGCATGGATCGTGGTAAGCGTGAACTAACATCGGTGGACGGCTATGCCAGCGGCCCCTTCGCGTTGTTCGGTCGTAAGCATCAACTGATGCTTGGCGTTACCTACAGCCGTCAACACAATGTGACCGACAGCCAGGATGGTGTAACCGATTTAGACGCCTATGACATCACCGCCAACGATCTTGGCGCGTTTAATAATCACTGGAACGGCAATATCGCCGAACCGGCATGGCAGGGCTGGTATCAAAATGCCGATGATGTGGTACGTCAGAAATCGGCCTACAGCGCCGCACGCTTTTCGCTGGCGGATCCACTGTCTCTGATTGTCGGTGCACGTTACACACAATACAGCTCCGACGGCAGCAGCGGCAATATGGAAAAAAACAACATCACCCCGTATGCGGGCCTGGTGTATGACATCAACGAGAGCTGGTCAGCTTACGCCAGTTATACCTCGATTTTCCAGCCGCAAACCTATCGTGATAGCAGCGGTCATTATCTGTCGCCGGTCACCGGCAAAAGCTATGAAACAGGCCTCAAGTCTGCGTGGCTTGATGGTCGTCTGACCGCGACCATGGCGATTTTCCGCATTGAGCAAAACAATGTCGGTGAAGAAGAGAATGGCGTTTATGTCAACAACAGCAGCGAACAGGCCTATGTTGCGACCAAGGGCGCGCGCAGCAAAGGGGCGGAATTTGAGCTTAACGGGGCGCTAACCGACAACCTGCAAATGACATTCGGCGCAACACGTTATGTGGCCCGTGATTCGGAGGGGCGTTACAACCCGGATCAACCGCAAACCGAGTTCAAATTGTTTTCCAGCTATCGCTTGCCAATGCTCCAGGCGCTGACCATGGGAGGGGGTATCAAGTGGCAGAACCGCGTGTATGAAGACCTTACCGCGCCCGATGGCAGCACTCAGCGCGTCTATCAGAGCAGTTATCCCCTGGCAAATCTCTTTGCCCGCTATCAAGTTACCAAACAAATGGCGGTGCAGGCGAACGTCGATAACCTGTTTGACCGCACTTATTATTCTTACATGAACGGTTATGTCTATGGGGAACCGCTTAACGTCTCGGTTAGCCTGTCATATCAGTTCTAA
- a CDS encoding aegerolysin family protein, producing the protein MSYKQWVDISIKPINFDMTIKNVTLHWGKFHAQSNKDIEIPLSRLEGKIIHANTIYDICSCGRDGASTGTQGSISLFDGKKWIAEYIWNNPWWPSASESLLVCDVSLDYFYRSQLYGIGEYERPIGSVIIDVIKHQDQKT; encoded by the coding sequence ATGTCCTATAAACAATGGGTTGATATAAGCATTAAGCCAATAAATTTTGACATGACAATAAAAAACGTGACGCTGCATTGGGGTAAATTTCATGCACAAAGCAATAAAGATATTGAAATACCGCTTTCTAGGTTAGAAGGTAAGATTATTCATGCTAATACTATTTACGACATTTGTTCGTGCGGTCGCGACGGTGCATCAACAGGGACTCAAGGCAGCATCTCCCTATTTGATGGAAAGAAATGGATTGCTGAATACATATGGAACAACCCGTGGTGGCCCAGCGCGAGCGAGTCACTGCTGGTTTGCGATGTAAGTTTGGACTATTTCTATCGTTCTCAGCTGTACGGGATCGGGGAGTATGAACGTCCCATTGGCTCAGTTATTATCGATGTAATTAAACATCAAGATCAAAAAACGTGA
- the fhuD gene encoding Fe(3+)-hydroxamate ABC transporter substrate-binding protein FhuD, whose amino-acid sequence MARRSSVIDANRRRVVTALLLMPWLPGASAQTDKPVKRIISLEWLPLELLFALGVTPLAAADTHDYRLWVREPALPVGVIDVGQRDAPNLEFIAELKPDLILYSQGYGPRADQFHDIAPAMEFNFTDERGHPLRTVRAGLLSLAERLDRAAAAREHLDFFDRQLADAKARLGSYRRQPLLVFSLIDDRHVFILGETSLFGDVMRQLAIDNAWQGENTFWGTAVVGIEYLAKLPPLRAICLDHGDEAARARVAATPIWKSLSFVRENTWRNVPAIWFFGATLSALRFCRMLEDLENQW is encoded by the coding sequence ATGGCGAGGCGTTCATCGGTTATTGACGCGAACCGGCGCCGTGTGGTTACCGCGTTGCTGCTGATGCCATGGTTACCGGGCGCTTCGGCGCAGACGGATAAGCCGGTTAAACGTATTATTTCCCTGGAATGGCTGCCGCTGGAATTGCTTTTTGCCTTGGGCGTGACGCCATTGGCGGCGGCCGATACCCATGACTATCGACTGTGGGTAAGGGAGCCAGCGTTGCCCGTCGGCGTCATTGATGTTGGCCAGCGTGACGCACCCAATCTGGAATTCATCGCCGAACTGAAACCGGATCTGATTCTGTATTCCCAGGGATATGGCCCGCGCGCGGATCAATTCCATGACATCGCTCCCGCCATGGAGTTCAACTTTACCGACGAGCGCGGTCATCCCTTGCGCACGGTACGTGCCGGCCTGCTGTCGCTGGCTGAACGGCTGGACAGGGCGGCAGCGGCCCGGGAACACCTGGACTTTTTTGATCGACAATTGGCGGACGCCAAGGCGCGCCTTGGCTCCTATCGGCGACAGCCGTTGCTGGTTTTCTCGCTAATAGACGATCGTCATGTCTTCATCCTCGGTGAGACAAGCCTTTTCGGGGACGTCATGCGGCAACTGGCCATCGACAACGCTTGGCAGGGAGAAAATACGTTTTGGGGCACCGCGGTAGTCGGCATCGAATACCTGGCGAAATTGCCACCGCTCCGCGCCATTTGTCTAGATCACGGCGATGAAGCCGCCAGGGCGCGCGTCGCCGCCACGCCTATATGGAAATCCCTCTCCTTCGTACGTGAGAACACATGGCGTAATGTTCCCGCGATATGGTTTTTTGGCGCTACGCTATCCGCCCTTCGATTTTGCCGTATGCTTGAGGATTTAGAAAACCAATGGTAA